Part of the Benincasa hispida cultivar B227 chromosome 12, ASM972705v1, whole genome shotgun sequence genome is shown below.
GGGGAAGTCAGGTACAGGGACCAAGGGGTTGGGATTGATAACACCAGTGGTCGGTTTCAATCCCATTACAGGTGGTTGAGCTTCTTGAGATTGGGGTTGAGAAGATTTTGAAGGTGAATGAGGTGGTTGAGGATCAATTGAATGAGGAGGTTGAGGATCACTAGAAAGAGAATCTCCCCTTTTCCCCCTTTTTCACATCTTCGGGTGTGAACTTGGttggttttttcctttttcgacGCCCGTGATCATTTTTATcctatatttaaattataattcagTGACAGTACAATGTTAAGATAACTAATTCATGCAATAGCCTTATCTTGACTTTAGTGGCATCTTTTTGAATTGAAGTCCCCACAACCTGGGCTGAATCCGAATCGAAATGGCCTCTAAGATTGAACGCTTGAGTGGGGAGTTCATGTATTTCTTCAGCAGTCTGATGAACTGGATGTTCATTGACAATTGGACCCTCCACTAGCTATTCATTGAAAATTAGACCTTCCACCGATTGTTCATTGACATGTTATATGCATTGGGTCTGAGGGGGATCTTCTCCATGTTCTTTGTGGGTATTGTTACCATCATCATTACTATCATCATGAGAAATTTCCTCATTATTATCCCTATCTTCATGATGAGTCCTTATATTATTACTATCCTGTACAAATCAAACGAAAATCCAAATGATCATTTAATAATCTTTAAAACTATCATTAGaaaatccaaacgatcatttaagaCTATTTAAATGGTCGtctatattttctaaacgatcatttaagaaTATGTAAACGATCGCCTGGAAAatataagcgatcgtttagattatctaaatgatcgtttaatagtcctaaatgatcgtctatattttctaaacgatcatctaagaatatgtaaacgatcgtttagaaaatgtaagcaatcatttagattatctaaatgatcgtttaataatCCTAAACAACCGTctatattttctaaatgatcatttacataaacgattgtttaataatcctaaacaatcgtctatattttctaaacgatcatttaagaatatgtaaatgatcgtttagaaaatctatgcgatcgtttaaattatctaaatgattatttaataatcctaaacgatcatctatattttctaaacgatgatttaaaaatatgtaaacgatcgcttagaaaatgtaagcgattgtttagattatttaaatgatcatttaataaTCCCAAACCATCGTCTatatttcctaaacgatcgtttaagactatctaaacaatcatttagaaaatataaGTGATTGTTTATCTAAACAATCTTATAAAATTACGTAAACAATTATTACCATTTGAGAATATTTAAATGATTGTACAGAAATACATACCTCATTCAGACGATGGACTATCATCTTAATTTTGTTCAGTTGTTGGCCCATCAGATGAAGTTAGACAATAAATGTAACTCCTATTTGACGGACCATGGTAGTCAAGTTTGGCAAATCTTTGCGaacttctttaattttctcCCTAAGGACCTTGTAGGATTTGGAATGACGATGTCTTGAGGACTTCTACTGCCTCTTGCCCTTCAGGGGGTTAGTCTGAACCGACATATGTGGTTCTAGGCTCTATACGTTGCACATTTATTGGTTGATCTACATAGGGTTCATGCTTTTCGTGCCCCCCTAAAGGAATCGTGAGTATCGATGGAGTGTTCAACCCCTTCGATCCTTCTTTCTCTAACGATATGAACCACATTAAGTCCTTCCAGTCGGTCCTCCTTGTACCTTAGCTCCTTTGTGCTAGGTACAAGTCTTGACACAATAATAGTTTGTAcataaacaattgagcaagtcgAACTGCATGAAACTATAAACAAATGAGCAAGTCAGAAGCGATCAgttacttacttttttttttttttgtaggaaaaCATTATTTCTTAATGATTGATAAGTTGGAGCACGAGAACTAGTCCAtctaaaaattttaagaattgcATCCTTGCTAACTTTGGTGGCCATGAACTTACTTGATGTGGATAAAATTTCGTAAGCCCAAACCTACGATATGGGTACTTTGTTATACGTACATAATACACAGATTCGATGTATATTAAAATGAATCAGAAAAAAATGTACATACCTGGAATGTAAGTGTGAATCCCTTTATACAGTAATATGAGGCACGATGATCATTCTGCTTTCTTTGAATCATATACCTCCTTCTTCCCATGCATGATAGTCTTCATGCTATTCAATGTACGTTTATAAAAAAGAGAAGGCCATTTGTAATGTACAAAGACTTCAAGGTCATTGACAATCCCAAATACATTCACATTGAATTGGGTTTTCTTGTCTTTTCCAATCATTACCGTTTCGATGAATAGTGCCAATACAACCTTGACAGCATCTTCgtcattattaaaattgaacttCTTGAATGCGGTCTTTACATCCTTGCAAGAACTCTTCTTTTTATTTGGGTCCTTCGGTCCAAGAATGAGTTCTCGCAGGCTTTCACCGCTTATTCCTCTTTCTATTGTTTCCCTGGTCGGCCACAACCTGGTTATCAGGTTAAAATTGTCTTGGGAGAATGTTACCTTCTTCCCTAGAATGTTGAATGATATAACGTTTAGGTTCACATCCGCTACCTCCCTAACAGAAAGTGGTGCAGAAGTTGTCCATTAAAAACAAGATCTATATCCAACAGTGGACCAAAGGCAGTTTTCCTATACAATCCCATCTATTCTTCTGTCAACTTATTCTTAATCGTATAGTTAGTTTTGTGGACTTGGCAAAATACTGTAgcaggaaaatatttttcagtaAGGACGTCCATCTTACTAATCTGACAAGCGTGCACACTACAACAATTTGTAAACAATTgcataacaaaaattaaatgacCGCATAACAGATATCTCAACGATCGTATACAAATATCTCAACAatcgcgtaacagttagctaaacgatcgcataatagatagctaaatgatcgcaatataaacctaaacgatcacacaataaatatctaaacaatcacataacagttagctaaacgatcgcagaaCAGATAGCTAAACTATCGCACAATATAAACTTAAACTATCACACAATAAATATCTATAGGATCACGTAAtagatagctaaacgatcgcataacagataGCTAAACAATTGCACGATataaacctaaacgatcacacaacaaatatctaaacgatcgagtaatagttaactagacgatcgcataacagataGCTAAACAATCACACGATATAAACCCAAACGATCacacaataaatatataaacgatcgcgtacagataactaaacgatcgcacgatataaacctaaacaatcacacaataaatatctaaacgatggcttagtattctctattcgatcgcttagtaatctctatctgatcgtttagtaatctcTATCTGATCGCCTAGTAATATCTAAACGCTCGATTAATATTCTCTAAACACTCACTTAGTATTCTCTATCAGCCTACGAGGAGTGCTCGACTAAAGTTTAGAGAGAAAACGGGAGCAAATTCGAGAGAAAATTCTTCGAAGAGAAATCTTTGAGAAGGAAATGAAGGAAATGACCTATTCGTAGAGGCGCGCGGATATCAAACGATctgaagtttttaaaaaaatttggggtaattttgaaattttgcatggACAAAATTTCattggtagtttttttttttttttttttttgcgtcattttgtgaaattttctagatttatttctctttattatttctttttcttttaatataaatggaaaaagaatataaaggatattgttttttaaaataactctAGAGTATAGTTACAGAAACATTTCAGTTCTATCTAAGATGACAAAGTCGAGAATAAGTGATTTCAAATCATTTGAGTTCCaaacaaaaatatgaatttgaaatcatttttttaaatctcaaaatttgaaatcattCTATCTAAAATGACAAAGTCGAGAATAAGTACAAAGAGcaagaaaatgaattattttcgaAACGATTAAATCGTTAAAATATATAGTTCCAATAATACCTTAggctttttttctctctctctatatatttaTAGTTCCAATAATACGTTAGATGAATTACTATTCAAATTTCgaaaaacaataatatatttttaagaacTATTTTTTATGTcccaattagtttttttttttttttttttttttttttttttttttattttaaactaagtctataaatacccctCTCACATTTAAATCTTTtactttgttatttatttttgatcaatattttcaaaaactaagtcaaaatttgaaaatttaaaaaaataatttttaaaaacttgttttgtttttagaatttggtttaTAATATTGTAGGAAGAAAGATGTCATTgataaaattgagagaaaataagtttgatttttgaaaaccaaaatccaaaaacaaaatagttacaaTCAAAACTTAGAATGGATGTTTAAAAAACTCCTCAAAATAAGAGCATATAACAGATAAATCAATTgataaaaatagtattttaaacttaatattcaaaaatcaaatgattatcaaatgagagTATAAATGAAAGGAGTGGCACAAAGTGTCGCTTCGGGAAACATGGGTATTGAAAATCTTAAAAACCCGTGGGTTcccaattttaaaagaattccTGCCAAGATGACGGATCCTGCCGTAGGTGCCTCTACATGAGCTTCGAGTAACCAAATATGAACTGGTACCATAGGCATTTTGACGGCGAAAGAGGCGAAAGAAGCAATCCATAGAAAGATTTGGCGCCGCTCACATTCAAAATCTATTTAAGGTTTATACACTTTTAATATCTTAAAACTGATTTTTACTTTTCCTATTTGCCCTCCATTTAAACAAATGACTGTTATACCCTCCCATTCCCTTCATATTTAGTGATTAATTATTAGGCTCCAATTTAAATGATTAACTCTCACCATTTCATAACTTTCGTAATTGTTACAATCACGTGTATTTATAACTTCTTCAGACTTCGACTCTCTTCTCAATCATAAAAAGACAAGATTCAATTTTTAGGCCCCAACGATAACAAGTTTAAATTCAAGAATGTTTACCAAACAAATTTTTACTGTAGATTAACTTTTCTCAAAGTAAATATTAtgttgtttgtatttgtttttaattaaaaaaactaaaaatttttaTCTAGGCATGcttcatttttcatttatcCTCCAATAATTTTATGGGTGTTCCCACTTTAAGTTTTGATTCCTTTATAATTTTCAACAAATGAATCTTCTTTGATCCCATTGAGTTGTGTTCATTTGACAAATTCATTCATTTTTAGTTATTCTCAACTTAGCCAATCATTTGATATATGTATAATGCGATCTAAAACACATCTCTACtaaagataaataataataataataaaatcaattattaCAAGATATGCTTGATATATGaaccatttgtttttttaaaaaagtatacacatcttttaaattcatttattagaaattatttacataaaatttattttctttgatagAGACTTTGATAGAGACGAATAGATATTAGAAGTCTATCCATATCTATCTACAATAAAAACTAATAGaagatagaaactaatagaaacCTATCAATAtctctcaatgttttttttttttactatttttataaatagtttgactttTTTTATTCCTGTAAAAACTTTcctattaataatttttaaaagttccaACTTTATGGTAATTAGATACCAATAGGCCATTTTAGCACTACTTCACTGTTAAGATATCTAGCCTTCTCATTGTTTACCAAATGAAAACAccgttaaaaaaatttattctaaaaacttttttttttcaaaccttcattttttatttaatataatgcataatagtaattaaaaagagaagaagttttcacaaatagaaaaaatgtcaaactatttacagaaatagaaaaaaaatatattgataggaagacttctatcactttctatcactaataaacttctatcactttttattattaataaacttctatcaatatctatcaaagaaaattaaaattttactaataatttctctttatttttctattttttaaaatctcccTAAAAatgcaacatttttttttggtaatctTATTTTCAGTAAAAAAACGagtttaatgtaattaaaaaaaaaatgataaattatgGAAACAAGAAACAACCCTTCAACTTACAAGATTAGCCTCGTTAGTTTCATTTATTCTcctattgttttaaaatttttgttttaaccTTTAAACACACTTCTTTAAATCGTCTAAGAATAGTTAGTTACACATTTGTTAGTTGTTCCTCGTTTTTAAAATGAGAATCCGACTTGTCAGTTGACTTATAAATTTTGGtgattaagggaaaaaaaatatatatatataaactactaTTAATTGTTCTTTTGTTTTAACCCCCAAAAAATTACCAAAAACAACGAACTGTTCTTTACTTCCCTTCTTGTCCTTCTTTCTCATGATCAATCGGCAAAATATTAGGTTTAAGTATTTGGTAAATCTCAAGGAATAGCACCAACCCATCCCTTTGTATAATCAGAGAGAGAGAACACAGTTATACAAAAAACCAATATCAATAAATGAACGGAATTGAAAGTGTCGTCTACAAACTCCTTAAATGGTTAAGAGttaaaatgaaacttttgaaacGATGGAAGTATATAATTGAAACCATGCTCAAGTTGGCCAAATTTTCAAGATTTACTGTTTACAA
Proteins encoded:
- the LOC120067442 gene encoding uncharacterized protein LOC120067442, which gives rise to MGLYRKTAFGPLLDIDLVFNGQLLHHFLLGRLWPTRETIERGISGESLRELILGPKDPNKKKSSCKDVKTAFKKFNFNNDEDAVKVVLALFIETVMIGKDKKTQFNVNVFGIVNDLEVFVHYKWPSLFYKRTLNSMKTIMHGKKEDSNNIRTHHEDRDNNEEISHDDSNDDVEGPIVNEHPVHQTAEEIHELPTQAFNLRGHFDSDSAQSALMKPGGIASKIRSEGFEMEDGNVAEYKPTWTDVDFVFRPINIKQHWLMLAIDLERCTIFVFDSMPNYIGSDIVDSYLQLVVRAIPSMLIPIQFDIQHKRLKYGQWEVKRSKVTLQEGMSLDCGVFCAKFMEYCVTSIDKASLTQTNMALYRKQYVAQL